CAAAAGCAACAGTTTTGGTTTAAAAAAGAAAACTCCCAGCAAAAAAAAATAATATCCCAGTCCCCAAACAGCCAGTGGCACTCCGAAAAGTACGGAGTAGGAGCTACGCAGTACTTTGCCGCAATCAACCCAACTGCCAAGTATTGAGTGAGCAGGACATGGTGGCACAAAACTCCCAAAATGTTCCCACGTCAGATACACCGTGTCCAAAATTCCGAGAATTATCAGAAGAAAAACGCTAAAACGTAAATATTTGTTCATGTTTGATCTCTTGAACTTTATATCGATATTAGCATATATTTAACTGCTATGGACGAAGATAACACTCAACAAATCGTAGAGGGCGAAGTGACCGCGAATGGGGATGCTGATACTTTGGTGACGGTCACCAACCTCATCCAAAACTACCTCGGTCAGATCAATGAAAACAAACGGCTCCTGACGGAACATAAACAAATGATTGAAGATGCCCTGAATAATGACGAAACCTATAAAAAACATTCTGACGCCGCTAAAGAGGCCACAAAAGTAAAGCTGGCAACCAAAAAACAACTGATGCAGCAACCGAACATGCGCGAACTATCAGAAAAAGTTAAAGATTTAACGGCTGACATGAAAGCCGCTCGCGAATCACTTTCCCAATATCTGCAGCAATACCATGAGCTGACCAACTCCAACCAATTTGAGGATGGAAAAGGAGAGGTATTAGATATTGTCTATGTCGCTAAACTGCAACGCGTCCGGAGATAACTTTTACTCCCTCTGTTTGTAACTTTCTAGTTTGAACTTCAATACCACCGAAAGCGTATTTACAGGAGAGCTTACCAGTACTTGAGACTACCCGGTGGCAAGGAATGCGGTCGGGGTCAGAATTATTATGAAGAATATTTCCTACCGCTCTCGCGGCTTTTGGTGAACCAGCCAGTCTAGCGACGCGCCCGTAAGTAGAGACGCTGCCTTTCGGGATAGATGCGACTACGGCGAGAACTTTTTGCCGGAAGTTTGGTTTTACCATTGGCTTTAGTTAAAGCAATATTTAACACTTCGTCCATGCTCTCAACAAATTTAAATTCCAAATCCTTGAGAATGTAGCCCGGAATGTCTTCAAGATCTTTCTGATTATCTTTAGGCAGAACGATTGTCTTTATCCCGGCCAGATGGGCGCCGATCACTTTTTCTTTAACGCCGCCGATTTCGAGGACCCGACCGCGTAGCGTCACTTCCCCAGTCATGCCGACAAACTTTTTTACCGGAGTTTTAGTTAAAGCTGATGCTAAGGCAGTAGTAATGGCAGTCCCCGCCGAGGGACCGTCCTTCGGAATGGCTCCTTCCGGCACGTGAACGTGGATATCAATTTTTTGGAATAACTTTTCATCCAGACCAAGCTCTTTCCAGCGGGACCTGACAAAAGATAAGGCTGCCCTGGCTGACTCCTGCATTACATCTCCCAACTGTCCAGTCAAGGTCAATGTGCCCTTGCCCGGCATAGTCGCCACTTCGATAAGAAGTATTCCGCCGCCCGCCTGGGTCCAGAACAATCCCGTCGATAAACCGATTTCATCCTTGCGCTCGGCTATCGTGGAAGTGAATTTATAGGGGCCAAGATATTTGTGCAGATCGTCGGGTAAAACTTCAATTTTCTTGCCGGTATCTTTCTCCGCAATTTTCTTGGCAACTTTGCGAAAAACCGTCGCGATTTCCCGCTCGAGATTACGCACTCCGGCTTCTTTGGTGTAGCGGGTGATAATCGTTTCCAGGGCTTTGTCTGTTATTTCTACCTGGCTCGCCACCAGACCATTGGCTTCCAATTGTTTGGGAATCAGGTATTTTTTCGCAATAGAAAACTTTTCCGCGCTGGTGTAGCCCGGGAAATGAATAATTTCCAGCCGGTCAAGAAGAGCCGGTGGAATGGTTTCCAAAACATTAGCCGTGGTAATAAAAATTACTTCGGAAAGGTCGTAGGCCACTTCGAGATAATGGTCCGAAAAAGCATAATTTTGCTCCGGATCCAAAGCTTCTAAAAGGGCTGCTGACGGATCACCGTGAAAGTCATTACCGAGTTTATCAATCTCGTCGAGCATGAAAACCGGGTTTTTACTCCCTGCCTGTTTCATTCCTTGCAGGATCCGGCCCGGCATGGCTCCGACATAAGTGCGCCGGTGACCACGGATTTCCGCTTCGTCCCGAACACCGCCCAAAGACACTCGGACGAACTTGCGACCTAAAGCCCGGGCAATCGATTTACCAAGAGATGTTTTTCCCACGCCCGGCGGTCCGACAAAACAAAGAATAGTCGGTGTCGAAGCTTTGCGTTTTTTACCTTCCGAAGGCAGACTTGGTGCGGCTTCTTTTTCTTCCTCACCATCAAGACTTGTAGCCCGAGGCACGCCGTCGTCAGTAACTGGTCCGCCAGAGGCGGATTTCTGGGCATTTTTCAGTTTCATCACGGCCAGATATTCGACAATCCGCTCTTTGACTTTTTCCAAACCATAATGATCTTCATCCAAAACCTTCTGAGCCTTAGTAATATCGGTACCGTTAATAGTGGTTGATTTCCAGGGCATGTCCAGGAGCCATTCAACATAGGTGCGGATGTAACCCGCTTCCGGATTCATATTACTCATCCGCTCCAGCCGTTTAATTTCCTTGAGAGTCTTTTTCAAAACCTCTTCCGGCATCCCGGCTTTCTTGGCTTTGACTTCCAGTTCCTTAACCTCGTTTGTCTCTTCGTCCATTTCCCCTAATTCTTCTTCAATCGCCCGTTTGCGCTCTTTTAAGAGATTTTCCTTAATATTCTTGTCGAACTTCTGCTGACTGCTGGAAATGATTTTTCTTTCCAGTTCAATAACATTAATTTCTTTTGCCAACTGATCAGCAACTTTTTGCAGACGGTTTTTGACATTGGTTTCTTCTAAAAGAGTCTGTCTTTCCACCGAAGTGAAATCCAGAACCTGAGCCATTTGATTAGCCAGCTCCGCGGGTCCGAGGCCCGAAGTTACCCGCATCAGAACGAAGAAATCAAAACCCCGGCCAAGCCGGATGGCGTTTTGAAATTCCTGGGTAACATGAGTGGCCAGAGCGTCAACTTCCGGATCATTGGTAAATTCTTCATCAGGAATTTCTTCTACTTCTGCCACCAGAAAATCGTTCATATTCTGAAGTCTGACAATCTTGGCCCGGGAAACACCGGAAACCAAAACATTCACTTCGGATTCACTTTGGAAAATATGCTTAATCTGGCAGATGGTTCCGGTTTCATAGAGACTGGTCTGGGCGGGGTCGGCTTCAGCCGGATCTTTCTGACCAGTCACAAAGATCAGACGGTTGGTGTCCGCCGCACTTTTTAGAGCCGCCACGCTTTTACTGCGGCCAAAAACCAGCGGGACATCCGTGTAAGGAAAAACGGGTCCGTCGCGAAGCGGCGCTACCGGTAAAACTGAGGTTTTTTGCATTTCTTGTAGTTAGCAGTCTACTACCCGATTTGCTAATTGTCAAGCACAAAATGGCCAATTTTACCCATTTCCTACCTTCTTTTAAACTAAAAAAGTTTATGCGGCTGGTACCGGCGCTGTTTGTGGCAAGACAATATAAAAAGTGGTTCCTTCATTAACTTTGGACTGGACAAAAATTGTTCCCCCATGACTTTCCACTATTCCCTTGGCGATCACCAAACCCAGCCCGGTGCCTTTATTATG
The Patescibacteria group bacterium genome window above contains:
- the lon gene encoding endopeptidase La — translated: MQKTSVLPVAPLRDGPVFPYTDVPLVFGRSKSVAALKSAADTNRLIFVTGQKDPAEADPAQTSLYETGTICQIKHIFQSESEVNVLVSGVSRAKIVRLQNMNDFLVAEVEEIPDEEFTNDPEVDALATHVTQEFQNAIRLGRGFDFFVLMRVTSGLGPAELANQMAQVLDFTSVERQTLLEETNVKNRLQKVADQLAKEINVIELERKIISSSQQKFDKNIKENLLKERKRAIEEELGEMDEETNEVKELEVKAKKAGMPEEVLKKTLKEIKRLERMSNMNPEAGYIRTYVEWLLDMPWKSTTINGTDITKAQKVLDEDHYGLEKVKERIVEYLAVMKLKNAQKSASGGPVTDDGVPRATSLDGEEEKEAAPSLPSEGKKRKASTPTILCFVGPPGVGKTSLGKSIARALGRKFVRVSLGGVRDEAEIRGHRRTYVGAMPGRILQGMKQAGSKNPVFMLDEIDKLGNDFHGDPSAALLEALDPEQNYAFSDHYLEVAYDLSEVIFITTANVLETIPPALLDRLEIIHFPGYTSAEKFSIAKKYLIPKQLEANGLVASQVEITDKALETIITRYTKEAGVRNLEREIATVFRKVAKKIAEKDTGKKIEVLPDDLHKYLGPYKFTSTIAERKDEIGLSTGLFWTQAGGGILLIEVATMPGKGTLTLTGQLGDVMQESARAALSFVRSRWKELGLDEKLFQKIDIHVHVPEGAIPKDGPSAGTAITTALASALTKTPVKKFVGMTGEVTLRGRVLEIGGVKEKVIGAHLAGIKTIVLPKDNQKDLEDIPGYILKDLEFKFVESMDEVLNIALTKANGKTKLPAKSSRRSRIYPERQRLYLRARR
- a CDS encoding MGMT family protein, with product MVKPNFRQKVLAVVASIPKGSVSTYGRVARLAGSPKAARAVGNILHNNSDPDRIPCHRVVSSTGKLSCKYAFGGIEVQTRKLQTEGVKVISGRVAV